CCAATGTGCTGACTGCGATAGATTTTGAAACTAAGCTTCTGGAGATAGAGGACATCTCACAAGAAGCTGTTTGTTGGATAAAAGGCATACGTCCTTGCCTTTGGGCCACAGCTTTCTTTGATGGGACACGGTACGGTCACTTAACAGCAAATGTCACAGAGTCTCTAAATTCTTGGATACTGGACGCATCTAGCCTTCCCATAAACCAGATGATGGAGTGCCTCCGGTGCCAGCTCATGACGTGGTTCAAGGAACGTCATGAAGCGAGCATGCAGTGGACAGCTACTCTTGTGCCCACAGCTGAGCGCCGCTTGCAGGAGGCCATTGAGCGGGCACGAGGCTACCAAGTTACCCGTGCTAACGAGACAGAATTTGAGGTCATCTCACCTCATGAGGGGACAAATGTCGTGGACGTCCGCAACAGGTGCTGCCTATGCCGTGGGTGGCAGCTCTATGGCGTACCCTGCGCCCAcggcgtggcggcgctcgtCTCCTGCAGGCAAAACGTCCACCGCTACACAGAGAGGTACTTCACCATCGGGACTTACCGCAAGACATACTCACAGACCGTACACCCCATCCCGGACAAGACCCTCTGGAACAAGATGTCCAACCAAGGAGAGGCTGAGGAGAGCAAGCTGGAGGTGATCATCAACCCGCCCAAATCGCGGAGGTCCCCCGGtaggccgaggaagaagagggtcCATGCAGAGGACCACGGGCAGGTCAAGCTATTCGTGCACTGCAGCCGCTGCAGCCAGATGGGCCATTTCAGAACCACCTGTCCTGCTGCCCTATGAACTCTGAAGCAAGCAGCTGCTGCATTTTGCTGTGAAGAGAAGTTTAGAAATCAGTGTCTACTGTGCAAACTTCCTGCTTCTAGATTAGTGTTTCTTTTGTTATACTAGAACATATACCGCTGTTGACTTAGCTGTGATGATTTAATAGTGTTATTTAACTTGTGTTTGCCCTGCTAAACCCCGGGAAATATAAGAGTAACTACGTGGCACCCCAGAATCAAATATAGCGTGTTGTTGGTGCGACAGTGATGTTGGTGTGCAAGCTGTGGTGAAACCTGAAGCGTTTGTCAAGCCGATCTAGTCGATTTGCCAAATGTATGCCTTTTCGTTGCAAAACATACAAGAGGAAATGTCAGATGACAACCATTAGTCAATCAGATTTATCTACATTAAAATAGGATTTATAAACAAGTGTAGAGTTCTTATGAATTCTGACCTGCAGCAGCTTAAAACGCATAGTATAACAGAATTCAACTGCCACAAAACTGAGCCTAAGTTGGCACAAAGTCCCGCTCCTTCGTTGCCGTCGATTTTTTCATAGACTAGCAAGTGTAATACTAAACTATTAAATTTTTCATCCAAGATCCACCATCTAGATGGAATTCTAAATTAATAATACAAAGGCATCAGCTTTTGACAAAATTTTCTACATACAAATAATCTGCCCATCATTTACATGCTACAGCAATGATTAGTACAAGATCTTCAAGGCAGAGTTCATATGGTAGCTGTCAGCTGAGCTTCAGCTACCTGTGGCTTCTGGGAGGAGTCTAATCCGGGGAACTGACCAATGTCATGACCTTCTACTCGGTTTAAGCTGTCGTCCAAACCGATCGCAAACTCCTCAGGTCTTTCTCCACAGCTCGCAAAGTAGTCAGCGACCTGTTTTAAGATATTCAAACCAAGATCTTAGCACCAAACCAACTGAACTCAGATAGCTGGAGCTAGTTTATTAACTACAAAGCTTGAGATGTTCTGCAGTTTGTAGAATGATGAAAGAAAGATCAAAGGGTGGCAGAATTTACATGATCTCCAAGAGAAATTCCACTCAATACCGCCGCTTCTATACTGGAACCTGTGAGCCAGTCACCACATATGCCTGCTCGACCCTGGGGATCAAATATGCATGGTACTCCTGGAGTGTTCATCGGTAAAGCTGCACCCCTGTATTTGCAGGTATGAATTCATCATTGTCTATTATTGAAATATCAAATAGTAACAGGTATGAAATGTTCAATTTGTGTGTTTCTATACCACAACTGCACTCTTGTGTAAAATGGTAGCTGAAGAGATCCTTTTGAGAGCCCCAAAGCAAGTTCAACTCCCCCAAGCATTTCTCGTTGCACTTTCTCTGCGGTGGCATTCGGGATATTTTCCTACAGTTCAATGGTTAAATGCGTTAAAGAATTCCATAAAAACTCTTGGAAACTCCATCTTGGCATATGACCTCCCAATTAACCATAATAGTGCATGGTGCAACCAAATGATACAACAAAAGGTATTGAATCTCATAAAAATGCCCACCTGTGgaactttgtttcttcttccgtAAGAAGCGGTGCTAAAAAATGTCCAGCACTCAGGTCTGTCTGTCTCAAAAGGGAAGAGTTTCCGAGTATTGTTGGCCATCCAAGAGAGAGAATCAACACCTCTCACAAATGCTCCTTCAAATGTGCCATAAGAATTATTATGGGGGATTGGAAAAGGACCTTCAAACGCTGCAAGTAGTGCCCAGACAGAACTCAGCTCTAGTCTCTGAACATAGAGGGCACGAAATTGGGTGAGGACTTGGAAGAAAAGGATATGTCTCATGAGTTCAGAATTCAGTTCGATAGTAAACCTTCATTTGCTTAGTCAGTTGGGGTAGACCTGATGTCGAAAGCAGACGGTTGGCACATTTCCCTGATCAATGGGTTAAAAAGGATCAACTAGAGCCCAAATATATAATACTGTCTGACAAAAAGAAATATAGAAATACAATGTGCTTCTTGCAGGTAGGGAAAAAGTGAGTTCCAAAAAATCCAAGGATTATAATGCGTGAAACAATCTTTGTCTGTTCCTGTCTATGGTTCATAGCACTTCACTACTTCCACAAattatgctactccctccgatccatattaattgtctcaaatttgcccaaatatggatgtatctatgtttaaaaagcgtctagatacatataatatttcgacaactaatatggatcggagggagtatctcttTAGTGCTATTTGGTAAACTTATCTTACGACCGGTTCATAGTTGTACACTGATTCATaaactaatactccctctgatccatattaattgtctcaaatttacccaaatatggatgtatctatgcctaaaaagcgtctagatacatgtaatatttcgacaattaatatggatcggagggagtagacgAAGAGAAATATGCCACAGTCATCCAAGTTAGGTACAACTGTACAAGAAGGAAACTTTTACGGCGATCTATCAATTGAAGTAAAATCCAATTTGTTTTCAGAATTGACATTTGAATAAATACACTTCACGTTTATTTAGCTAAATGAGGATATAAATAATCGTCGATATATGGAATAAGACTTTATGTAACTTTATAACATGTTAGACTTGGGTTTACAAAAAGAAGTGTTGAGCTATCACAAATGGAGCATATTGGAAAACACTGAAGACTTACCTCCTAAACTAGTTAACTTATAACAAACTAACCAAAAggaagtactccgtagtattaATGTTTGCACATAAAAGAACTAAATACTGGAAAGGAAAACTGCACTCACCATTATGTGCTATTACAATTGCATCGTACTGACCCCGGGGCTTCTCATTCTCAAACAAGCGCCATAGACCGTTGAATGGCTCCAGCTTGCTTATCCAGGAAGGTCGTATAACTTTAATCAGGTCGTTCTACATGGTTTTATATGCAACTCAGCAATGAAATGAAGAACCGACAAATTCAGTGACTGACTGATGGACTGAAACTCCAACAACCAGATGATGGTAATATTCAGTCACTACACTCTACTGTAGGATATGATCATGAAATGGTGTAGTGAATGAAGTCATACAGTGATACAGATATACTCCTTAGTTAAGTTGATACAACGTGGAGAATGCATCCGACAGCTGTCGATAagatatactccatccgtcccatattaagtaactttctattacatgtatctagacgtattttagtatatatagatttttgacaaattttagtcacttaatatgggacgtaTGGAGTACCTCAGGCAGCATTGCATCCGCAAGCGGGCGCATTCCGTTCACGCCGATGTACCTTGGCGTCGAGGAATGGATAGGTCTAAAATGGCCACCAGCCTCGAGCTCGCCGATTGAGCCCCTCCATTCCCGGACCAGCCCTCTCTCGACCCACTCTTCGACCAGCTTCTGGAACCTCTCGTCGCTGGCAGTGAAGAACTGCGCCGCGTGATCGAACACCAGCTGCCGCTCGTCGTCGACCGCCCTGGTCGCCATCCTCCCACCTAAGCCGTGCATCCCCTGCATCATCGCCGAGAAAGGGAGTGATTCTCGCGCGCGTGGACGGGCGCGGAGCGAGGGAGGTGTTGGGTGGGGTGGGGGCGAGGGGGGACGAACCGTGTCGAAGACGACGGAGCGGAcgccgcgggcggcgagggcggaggcGCAGGCGAGGCCGGAGGCGCCGCCACCGATGACGGCTACGGTGGGGTCGGGGGACACGGGGGTGGAGAAGACCACCTGCTCCTGCTGGAAGCTCTTCCTGATGGCCGATTGCCGCGAGAACCGAGGCTTaccgcgcgggcgcggcctCGGAGGACGCGCTCCCCCGCCATCTTTGGAGGCGAGCACCGCGGCGGAAAAGAGGGACGCGGTGCGCTTGGCAGTGGGGCGAGCGCATGGGGCGTGCTGAAGGAGAAGAGACGGCGGCATTGCGGCCTCACAGGTGCTCGACGAAATGCGGAAGTGAGAGCGGGTAAGAAGACCGTTATCTGTTTACGAGGTGGAACTTTTTTCTATCCGGCTGGCGGCCGACGGAAAATCGGCCGACTGCCCGCGCCTCTCCGATCTCACTGACCTTCCTATTATTGCAACACGAGAAATCCATACATACCAACCTTTACAataattttcaaaactttcaAAAATGTTACTCGTACTCCTTACaacatttcttcttctttttgtacCGACTCGTACAACATTTCAAGCATGCAGTCCGTATGAAACATGTGCATCGTAAATACCCCACACACAACGTATACAACAACGGAAATATATTTACAACTAGTCAAAAGCGTTACTACGGAGAATAAATACGAATAGCATGAAGaatctttcttctctttttccaCTTTCATTTCATCCCTTGGTTTGAATGTTGATTTGCTTCACAAGACATGCTACTCAGTTTGGTATGTCGGTGCGCATTTGGTGGATGACAACCCGTTAAGCAAACTTAAAACATGTGTCAATAACAACATTCATATGCAAcaagcaatggaagtgaaaaTGCAATGGGTTTTCATTAATTTCTCAACAATTTTATCAAGTAATAGACAGTAGAAAAGGTTCTAAAAACAAGTAAATGGTCAGATCTCAGATGAATTgactcaaaagaaaaatttacTAATCATTACGTGCCGATTATTGGGTCACTGCATGCACTTTAGATCAATGCGTTTAGAGAATCTCTAGCATGTCTCTAAACTCATTCTCAATCTCTAAAAGCTGTTACCGTTCTTAAAACTGCTCAAAAACATGCTCCAATTGGTTCCTGGTCCATTCTCAATTCCTAAAAACAATCTAAGAAAAGCTTCGAGTGAAACCAACTACCGCTTTTGTACTTTTCAGGACTGATCCAACTCGACCCGGCGCCGtcgggacgccgccgccgacctcctccggACACCACCCTGTCATCCGCGTCCTATCCGTCATCCCCCAAGCCTCCCGACCCCATCCCTTGCCCAGTAACATCCTATTGTTAACCGCACTAATTTACATAAGGTGCTGACCACAATGCAGAGATGCAAGTGTTTGAGCTATGTGCATGCCAAAGAAATCAAATGGCTTATGTGCACTTGATAATTTTGTCAAATGGATTCACTGCAGAGGACTCAAGCAGACTAAATCGTGAATCGTAACTTAATAGATAGTActcaagtcacttatttcaggacaagGGGAGTaacaaatatgaaaataaTCGATAATAACCTATGAAACACATTCCAAAACATGTACTCTGGCAACAAGAGTCGAATCAACCTATGCAACGACCAAAAATCTGAACATTGTACACTTTTTACCATTTATGATTTGACACCACTCTCGACGCATTGGCCTGTCGGAGCTCCCCTATCATCAGGTTAGATCAAAGCTTGGTTTTGATACACCCTTAAGCCACCATTTTTGCTTGGCTCATTGGCATGGTTAACGATTGTTTCAAATTGTACATGGCCACAAGCTCCGCTTTCTCTCCACGGTGAATTAATTCTCCCCTAAGGAGCATGGATAACCAAAGGAGATAGGAATACATGAGCTAGAGCTAGGATGGATATCTTAAACAGGGTGGATGGCGTCCCACTAATAGATTGCTAGTTGATACATatgtacatttttttgtttcatctattttgttgtttgcttGTCGTACCCATCCTTTTATGATCCCTGAACCGTAAGACTTTGGAACTAAACGTTAAAATAAAAGTTCTTAggtgcatcaattgatgcaaaGGCCGAAGATACCCTGTTTTCATTTTCAAAGAACGAATGAGCTGGAAGAGTAAAACCCCAAGAAGGTCAGGATGTAAACGGCGCCCTTAGCGGCGCTGACGGGCTCGTCAGATGTTCTTTCCTAGcacaaattttgttttgtacgTCAGCTGCTTTGGTCTTTATTAGGAATAAACGGGCCTTAAACGGCTGCCCGTTTACATCCTTACAAGAAGGACAAGGATGGAGGAAGCGTGACATCCTCACATCCATGAAGTAGTGGTCTAGCTCAGTCTACAAGTGTACTGGGACCATTGACACTTTCACTCTCGTTTTAATTTTTTCGATCATTTCAATATGACAGGGCGACCATCACAGTTgctctccaaaaaaaaaccgacCATCATGGTTCACAGGTTACAAGCGTTACCCATCGTACTTTAAAAAATGTCCAAACCTCTACTTGAACTACAAGCCGAAGTACGTGCATACTCGCAGAAATGACATTTTATCATGAATACCATCACATCGATGCAAGAAGTGTTTGCCTTTTTGCGCATAAGAAGTGTTCTTTGAAGCGTCGTTGTCGTTGAGAAAGCTTGGATTTGGCAACTCTGTGTGAGCATGAACATGCATTGTGGACATTGCTGTCAAAAGTCATACTTATTTATGCCTAACTAAACAGGATGAaatccatgttttttttatcaagtCCGAAGAATAGATCTCGCCTAAATTTTAAACTGAAGAGAACAGAACAGAGGGGTAACTGAGGAACT
This is a stretch of genomic DNA from Brachypodium distachyon strain Bd21 chromosome 1, Brachypodium_distachyon_v3.0, whole genome shotgun sequence. It encodes these proteins:
- the LOC100824134 gene encoding uncharacterized protein LOC100824134, whose amino-acid sequence is MPPSLLLQHAPCARPTAKRTASLFSAAVLASKDGGGARPPRPRPRGKPRFSRQSAIRKSFQQEQVVFSTPVSPDPTVAVIGGGASGLACASALAARGVRSVVFDTGMHGLGGRMATRAVDDERQLVFDHAAQFFTASDERFQKLVEEWVERGLVREWRGSIGELEAGGHFRPIHSSTPRYIGVNGMRPLADAMLPENDLIKVIRPSWISKLEPFNGLWRLFENEKPRGQYDAIVIAHNGKCANRLLSTSGLPQLTKQMKRLELSSVWALLAAFEGPFPIPHNNSYGTFEGAFVRGVDSLSWMANNTRKLFPFETDRPECWTFFSTASYGRRNKVPQENIPNATAEKVQREMLGGVELALGLSKGSLQLPFYTRVQLWGAALPMNTPGVPCIFDPQGRAGICGDWLTGSSIEAAVLSGISLGDHVADYFASCGERPEEFAIGLDDSLNRVEGHDIGQFPGLDSSQKPQVAEAQLTATI